From the genome of Mastomys coucha isolate ucsf_1 unplaced genomic scaffold, UCSF_Mcou_1 pScaffold6, whole genome shotgun sequence, one region includes:
- the Mapre3 gene encoding microtubule-associated protein RP/EB family member 3 isoform X1, translated as MAVNVYSTSVTSENLSRHDMLAWVNDSLHLNYTKIEQLCSGAAYCQFMDMLFPGCVHLRKVKFQAKLEHEYIHNFKVLQAAFKKMGVDKIIPVEKLVKGKFQDNFEFIQWFKKFFDANYDGKDYNPLLARQGQDVAPPPNPGDQIFNKSKKLIGTAVPQRTSPTGPKNMQTSGRLSNVAPPCILRKNPPSARNGGHEADAQILELNQQLLDLKLTVDGLEKERDFYFSKLRDIELICQEHESDNSPVISGIIGILYATEEGFAPPEDDEIEEHQQEDQDEY; from the exons ATGGCCGTCAATGTGTACTCCACTTCTGTGACCAGTGAGAATCTGAGTCGCCATGATATGCTTGCATGGGTCAATGACTCTCTGCACCTCAATTATACCAAGATCGAACAGCTCTGTTCAG GGGCAGCCTACTGCCAGTTCATGGACATGCTCTTCCCTGGCTGCGTACACTTGAGGAAggtcaagttccaggccaaactAGAACACGAATACATCCACAACTTCAAGGTGCTGCAAGCAGCTTTCAAGAAGATGGGTGTTGACAAA ATCATTCCCGTAGAGAAATTAGTGAAAGGAAAATTCCAAGATAATTTTGAGTTTATTCAGTGGTTTAAGAAATTCTTTGACGCAAACTATGATGGAAAGGATTACAACCCTCTGCTGGCGCGGCAGGGCCAGGACGTAGCACCACCTCCTAACCCAGGTGATCAGATCTTCAACAAATCCAAGAAACTCATTGGCACAGCAG TTCCGCAGAGGACGTCCCCCACAGGCCCCAAGAACATGCAGACCTCTGGACGACTCAGCAATGTGGCTCCACCCTGCATCCTCCGGAAGAATCCCCCCTCAGCCCGAAACGGAGGCCATGAAGCTGATGCCCAGATTCTTGAGCTGAACCAGCAG CTGCTGGACTTGAAACTGACCGTAGACGGGCTGGAGAAAGAACGAGATTTCTATTTCAGCAAATTGCGAGACATCGAGCTGATCTGCCAAGAACATGAAAGTGATAACAGCCCGGTCATCTCCGGCATCATTGGCATTCTCTATGCCACCGAG gagGGATTTGCACCCCCTGAGGATGATGAGATTGAAGAACACCAACAGGAAGACCAGGACGAGTACTGA
- the Mapre3 gene encoding microtubule-associated protein RP/EB family member 3 isoform X2, which produces MAVNVYSTSVTSENLSRHDMLAWVNDSLHLNYTKIEQLCSGAAYCQFMDMLFPGCVHLRKVKFQAKLEHEYIHNFKVLQAAFKKMGVDKIIPVEKLVKGKFQDNFEFIQWFKKFFDANYDGKDYNPLLARQGQDVAPPPNPVPQRTSPTGPKNMQTSGRLSNVAPPCILRKNPPSARNGGHEADAQILELNQQLLDLKLTVDGLEKERDFYFSKLRDIELICQEHESDNSPVISGIIGILYATEEGFAPPEDDEIEEHQQEDQDEY; this is translated from the exons ATGGCCGTCAATGTGTACTCCACTTCTGTGACCAGTGAGAATCTGAGTCGCCATGATATGCTTGCATGGGTCAATGACTCTCTGCACCTCAATTATACCAAGATCGAACAGCTCTGTTCAG GGGCAGCCTACTGCCAGTTCATGGACATGCTCTTCCCTGGCTGCGTACACTTGAGGAAggtcaagttccaggccaaactAGAACACGAATACATCCACAACTTCAAGGTGCTGCAAGCAGCTTTCAAGAAGATGGGTGTTGACAAA ATCATTCCCGTAGAGAAATTAGTGAAAGGAAAATTCCAAGATAATTTTGAGTTTATTCAGTGGTTTAAGAAATTCTTTGACGCAAACTATGATGGAAAGGATTACAACCCTCTGCTGGCGCGGCAGGGCCAGGACGTAGCACCACCTCCTAACCCAG TTCCGCAGAGGACGTCCCCCACAGGCCCCAAGAACATGCAGACCTCTGGACGACTCAGCAATGTGGCTCCACCCTGCATCCTCCGGAAGAATCCCCCCTCAGCCCGAAACGGAGGCCATGAAGCTGATGCCCAGATTCTTGAGCTGAACCAGCAG CTGCTGGACTTGAAACTGACCGTAGACGGGCTGGAGAAAGAACGAGATTTCTATTTCAGCAAATTGCGAGACATCGAGCTGATCTGCCAAGAACATGAAAGTGATAACAGCCCGGTCATCTCCGGCATCATTGGCATTCTCTATGCCACCGAG gagGGATTTGCACCCCCTGAGGATGATGAGATTGAAGAACACCAACAGGAAGACCAGGACGAGTACTGA